The Primulina huaijiensis isolate GDHJ02 chromosome 12, ASM1229523v2, whole genome shotgun sequence genome has a window encoding:
- the LOC140990554 gene encoding uncharacterized protein: MSEEIEDRSLPELETPGLEQSSEQFPVFKQSNNKYTRAFLLEFCDKEFRGKLPPDFDLLTLRELDGASEEDKIEGKRRSSNPSLWCPLPSKRWNFNLPAERWDCRSFVLSKGSQSQITFPSEKRGATFQPLLGQSGYQAGSSAPKCDQFQLRKSGNPYRPPHCLKIDNVKFHSDASLEETDLAKKKEPFLEKSRSVTVEQCETATADNFVLDKTEACVAQENSSKGSGANQIMGSFSVTDSSNRRSTAPPNNPPPSHLQTNSGCPTNLIEKTSQLLDYCSEHGMEVFKKPCFSTIENNQGDLVRCTTEDDSSEYEFPFSDVEIYLNSILGECEASWTNEGGGDNVELGIIKDNKCPSDDEWAEISQILQLERVYHISNSKIGNHSPENLDFNILYNSDEEANSGAEINLPDEDTLITNDDFIFPPLPTSSINCNWGEDDSSTSHLAAKITKNPEALNSSKHSFKVQPFLDAPRLVTWGKLHSLQHQSHDMLHSKMPYFNLGNDRVNFHHPLTTPTITRYLPPSPYHHTCSNAGPTSFHGTALTKPKANDSDVHYSQQPYICPQQHNQIERPYVWNSSDKATFRGFG, from the exons ATGAGCGAAGAAATTGAAGACCGAAGTTTACCGGAGTTGGAGACTCCGGGGTTGGAGCAGAGTTCGGAGCAGTTTCCAGT GTTCAAACAGTCGAATAATAAGTATACGAGAGCATTTCTTTTGGAATTTTGCGATAAGGAGTTTCGCGGAAAATTACCTCCAGATTTTGATCTGTTAACTTTGCG TGAACTAGATGGTGCATCTGAGGAGGATAAAATAGAAGGCAAAAGGAGATCTAGCAATCCATCACTCTGGTGTCCGTTGCCGTCCAAGAGATGGAATTTTAATTTACCAGCTGAAAGGTGGGATTGTCGGTCATTCGTTCTTAGTAAAGGGAGTCAATCACAAATAACTTTCCCTTCAG AGAAGAGAGGTGCCACATTTCAGCCTTTACTCGGACAAAGTGGATATCAAGCTGGAAGTTCGGCCCCTAAATGTGACCAATTTCAACTTCGAAAGAGTGGCAACCCTTACCGCCCTCCGCATTGTCTCAAG ATTGATAATGTGAAATTTCACTCTGATGCTTCACTTGAGGAAACTGATTTGGCAAAAAAGAAGGAACCCTTCCTGGAGAAATCGCGGTCAGTGACTGTTGAGCAATGTGAGACTGCAACTGCTGATAATTTTGTCCTGGATAAGACCG AAGCTTGTGTTGCTCAAGAAAATAGCAGCAAAGGATCTGGCGCCAACCAAATTATGGGGAGTTTTAGTGTTACAGATTCCAGCAACCGACGCTCTACAGCACCGCCAAATAATCCTCCCCCAAGTCATTTGCAAACTAATAGTGGTTGCCCTACAAATCTTATTGAG AAGACATCACAACTTCTTGATTATTGTTCAGAACATGGGATGGAAGTCTTTAAGAAACCATGTTTCTCCACAATAGAGAATAACCAAGGAGATTTAGTCCGTTGCACAACAGAAGATGACAGTTCTGAGTATGAATTTCCTTTCTCAGATGTAGAAATTTACTTAAATTCGATTCTTGGTGAATGTGAAGCCTCCTGGACAAATGAAGGAGGGGGAGACAATGTTGAGTTGGGAATAATCAAGGATAACAAATGCCCCTCTGATGATGAATGGGCTGAAATATCACAAATTCTCCAACTGGAGCGAGTCTATcacatatcaaattcaaaaattggaAACCATTCACCAGAAAATTTGGACTTCAATATTTTGTACAATTCAGATGAAGAAGCCAATTCAGGTGCTGAAATCAATTTGCCAGATGAAGACACCTTGATCACAAACGATGATTTCATATTTCCTCCTCTCCCAACTTCTTCAATTAATTGTAATTGGGGGGAAGATGATTCATCAACATCACATTTGGCGGCCAAGATCACAAAAAATCCAGAAGCTCTAAATTCTTCAAAACACAGTTTTAAAGTTCAACCGTTTCTTGACGCCCCAAGATTGGTTACTTGGGGGAAGCTGCATTCTCTGCAACATCAATCACATGATATGCTCCATTCAAAAATGCCATATTTCAATCTAGGGAATGATCGAGTGAATTTTCACCATCCATTAACCACCCCAACCATCACCCGATATTTACCACCTAGTCCATATCACCATACTTGCTCTAATGCTGGTCCAACGTCTTTCCACGGAACAGCTCTAACAAAACCAAAAGCTAATGACTCTGACGTACATTACTCACAGCAACCGTATATCTGTCCACAGCAACATAATCAGATAGAGCGACCGTATGTGTGGAATTCTTCAGATAAAGCAACCTTTCGTGGCTTTGGATAA